The sequence below is a genomic window from Mytilus edulis chromosome 2, xbMytEdul2.2, whole genome shotgun sequence.
GATCTGTATTTTAAAACAGACCAATACTTACATCAAGGAATTACTAGTATATATCGCATAGTTAATCAATTCTCTGCTTGGCTGACATTTTCATTTAAATCAGAAAATTGCAAGATTTCAAAGATATAGCGGTATAACGGAAAAGTAATGAAAGTATGTTATTTCTTTATGCTAGAATTAATTTTAATTTCCACGGTTGAATTATCCACACGAGGTTTCGGATCGTGATACCCGGTGcgtttttatgtttctttaatgcttatatttatatacaatcttTTTCTGTAGACACACATATCGCTTTCATGGCTAGTTTATCTAAATCAGTAACCAATCCATCTAATGGACAACACATTATATTTGATAAAGTACAAGTGAATGATGGTGGTTGTTATAATTCTCGACATGGAATATTTGTGGCATCAGTATCTGGACTGTATACTTTCACACTAAACATCGCCTCACAACATCAATCAACTAGCCACTCGCTTCATCTCAACATTATGGTCCGAGATAAACCATTGGGATTTATATTTTTAGACGGCAATACCCGTTTCTGTTTTCGTAGATCAGATACTATAGTGGTATATTTGAACCAAGGAGATGATGTTTGGTTTAAAGCTTTCGATGTGGCCGGTACAGTCGTTATCAACGGAGATAATGGAAGCTATTTACATAGCCATCTTTCTGGATTCCTAATAAGGAAAGATTGATATTGATAAATTAATTATGAACTAAACGATGATAGTTTTTAATGGAATAGTAACTTACATAAACTACATAAATCTATACATAACTATCTAGAACCGATGTGTTAAATTTACAGTTTTAATCATGCATTTAAACAAGATTATCTCTTATAATGAGcaaaaggataactatatttgatatgttcataccttgcaaggtcctcgagCCTGTCATACAGTTTTCATTTaatctttgtttcatttcatgGATAAGTGAACAAGATAAAGTCCATATCTCTGAtaccataagcaataggtcaactatatttggtgtatttagATATTTTACGCTGTACATGCCAGTCTTGTAGTTCATTTTTGACCCTGACCACATTATCATGGTTCATAGCTAAATGTGAaggttttgtgtttttgtctgtttttcttaaactataagcaatatttcaattatatttgatgtgtgaaatgattgtaaggtgcatATGTCTGTCTGTCAGGTGACATCTGACATccgcctcattttcatggttcaatcatgggtcaatgttaagttttcttaaTTAAGTTTGATTCTTAGATACTATGTCAACTAAATTTGACGCATGGCATGATTTTAAGGTGTTACATGTCTGTCTCGGCTGGTTCATTCAAACTTGACCTCATTTAAATGGTTCATTTGTCAATCTAACGTGTTCGTGGTTTGGTCTGTTTCTTGTAAACCATAAGCAATGGGTCAGCTATATTCagtatatggaatgattgcaagATGAACATGTATGTATATCAGGCTTTTTTATGACCCTGACCTCATTCACTTAGAGCATGTTTATGCCGGTtcatgtgatacttgtagtaaaactttatattttgaattatcaatataaaacaataGCCAGAAAAGTAACCGAGATATTTCAGCGTGTGTacttttaatttgatttcaaaaAGGAATAACAAAGTTGTACTGAAATGATAAGCTATCTGTGTCATTCTCTTTTTTTTACGAAGACCTTAAATATCATGAAGGTAGACCTTTTCATTTTCttgttttgattttacaataTTGGTTACCAGTAACTAAGGGCATAAGAACTATAGTTGTAGTCTGAGTATATAACCGCTTTGTACGACGATACATAAACAGTTagactttttttttactaataagTTTTCGTCGCCTCAACCCGTTTAAAACATTATTAGATTATGAATCAAATTTAACACGAGAAATTCTTCTAGTTGCTAGAAACATGAAAAAACCTCAAAAAGTCATATTTCTAGAGGGCAACATTTTCTCTTCAATAGTTTCGGTTCTTATAAATCCGTGTCTTTAAagtatttggctttgagcgttcttcGTGAAGGTAAATCCATTAAAgcacttcggacgcatgaaatttatataacgtgttgttttcatttatttcttgtaaacatatttttaatatatatttccaTGACACCAGGGAAATACATATGTGCCATTGACCACTGAGGGGCTCTGATCAACATGGCTAATGGGCATGGTGTTTCAACGCTTTGTCGCACAGCAAAATAATTTCCAAGCGTAAAGATTAAGAATGAACATGAATGCGGCAGTTCTGTTTTAAAATCGTCAAAAAAACGGAACAAATGCTAAAATGTGAAGAATTGAGtaatt
It includes:
- the LOC139511072 gene encoding complement C1q subcomponent subunit A-like, whose protein sequence is MASLSKSVTNPSNGQHIIFDKVQVNDGGCYNSRHGIFVASVSGLYTFTLNIASQHQSTSHSLHLNIMVRDKPLGFIFLDGNTRFCFRRSDTIVVYLNQGDDVWFKAFDVAGTVVINGDNGSYLHSHLSGFLIRKD